CTGCGGCTGACGACCTTCAATTGGTTTTGCATGAGAGTCAGACTGAGGTAATGTGTAATGAGGTGATAAGTTCTCTAGATTTTGTGTAGGAAACTTTACCAATTCAAGTGATTCCTTCTGCTAATCTCTGCAATGTGGTGGAAGACAAAATTGTAATCAATTCAGGGCAACAACATTGATTCTACTGAAGTAATCTTCTCTACTTCTAAGATGGTTTTTGAATTATGTAGCAAATTGGGTAGCATTACTTCGAAAGATGAAATAAAGGCAAAGGAATTAATTGAGGAAATCTTATTGAAGTATAAAGATAGATATAGAGCCATTGCAGAGGTGAATAAAGCTCAAGATAGCTGTGAATTTAATGAATCAAAAGGCTCTAAGGATATTAATGAAGAAATGGAAGATGTAAGCTCAAGGGAGATGGTGGTTTCCAATGGGAACTAAATTCACCACCTGAAACATTAGAGGCTTAAATGTTTATGAAAAGAAAATTGCAGTCAGGGATCTAATAGATACTCACCGTTGTGTTGTTTGCTCTATTCAGGAAACAAAAATCAGTGCCATGTCTCAGTGGTTTGTTCGGAAACTTTGGTTTGATTATGATTTCGGCTTGGAATTTCTTCCTTCTCAAGGTGTTAATGGAAATAGTGGTGGTCTACTTATTATTTGGGACACTAataaatttgataatttgggtaccAGGAAAGGAGTTAATTCAATCTCCTTGTGATTATACACTCAGGGATGAATTCTAGAGTGATATTGCTGAAGTTCGAAGGTGGAGTGATGCTGCTTGGTGTGTAATAGGTGACCTCAATGCTGTTAGGAGCAATGCAGAAAAAAATAAGGGAGAAGCAGATGTAAGGAACATgggttttgttaatgattttatCACTGCACAAGAATTGGTAGACCTTCCTCTCAATGGAGGTGCTTTTACGTGGTCTAACAAACAACCAGACCCTTTGCTTTGCCGTCTTGATAGATTCTTAGTATGCTCTCTTTTTGATGCAAAATTCAGTTTGGATTTACAAACAGCTTTGGTGAGAACAATTTTGGATCATAACCCTATTCTCTTGGATTGGGAACTAAATTTCGGGTACCATTTTTCTTTTAAAGTTGAAAACCATTGGCTAAAGCATCCAtatttttacaagaatgttgaattatggTGGAATTCAATGGACTTCACAGGAACACCTAGTTATGTGTTTTTCAGGAAGTTGCAAAACTTGAAGTTCTTCTTAAAAAGTTGGAGTAAGACAACTTTTGGTGACGTTAAAAGGAAGGAAAATGAGCTGAATAATCTCATGTACCTAGTGTTTCTATTTAGCTGGATGGGCCATGACAACCTTATTAGACTTTTTCTTTGTTAAGCCCATTGTGGGAATGTATTTCTCTTATCCTGTTTTAGGTTACTTTGTTAGATGTTTGCACCCATCGGCTGATTCAGCCTTTCTTTGGTTTATCTTCTCGGATTGGTTGTGAGAGAAAACCATTCAACCAATAATTGAAATTTATTAAGGCTCATTCCTTGTCTGAGGAAGAGAAGGCACTGAAAGTTGGTGAATCTGGAATTCATTTCATGACAATTGGTATCATCCGGTACATTCCTGATTCCCGGAGTTATGGCTGGAGGCGTTGATAAACCTACAACGGTGAAGGATGTTGTCATTGTTTTACAGACTCAAGAAGATCGATTACAGACCTTAGAGGATACGATTAAGGACCTGTCCACTGAAGTTCGTTCTCTTTCTACAGATACGGCTTCTGTTAAAGAATCTTTAGCTTCTATTATTCATTTCTGTCAACAACAGGGTGGTAATATAGTTACTCCGGTAGCTTCATCTGTTGGAGCATCTCAATCTTAAGATACTGAATTGATTTTCAGATCGGGTAAATTATCTAAACACCCTAGAATTGATGGGACTAATCCTAGAGGCTGGATTCGTAAATGTGAAAGGTATTTTCAGCTTAATTCAGTAGAAGATGTTCATATAGTAAATATGGCTTCCATTCATTTTGATGGTAAAGCAGATTCATGGTTTTTAGACTATCAGGAGGGTAAAATTCTTATCGATTGGCTTTAATTTTCTTCTGATGTGTGTTGTCATTTTGAAGATGTTGCTTATGATAATTATCTGGGTAGCTTTAATAAATTGTCTCAACTCACAACAGTTGAGGAATATTATGAACGTTATGAGTCATTAAAAGCGTTAATGAAGGATCGAAATCCATCTCTTTCTTATGCTTATTATACAATGAGCTTCAGTAGTGGTCTCAAGGAAGAAATTCGTAATCCAGTGCAGATGTTTAAACCCGCTTCAGACACTGATGCGTTCTATCTTGCTAGAATGCAACAAGCTTCTGTCAATTTTCAGAATAAACGTTTTCGAAATTTTCCTAAACCATTTCAACCTTCACCTACTAAATTCTCTCATATACCATCCTCTTTTAAGCCATCTCTGCCTCAGCTTACTAATATTCCAAAGCCATCCTTCTCCAATACAAAACCATTTGTAACTCACCCAAGTACACCTACCAAAGCTACTACTTTTATTCCTCATATTAGGAGATTAACACCTGCTCAGATGAAGACTAGACGTGATCAAGGGCTCTGTTATAACTATGATGAATTATACAAACCAGGGCACTTCTGTAAATCACAACAACTGTTTATGTTGGTAGCAGAGGAAGCTTCCTCTCATTCTTCTGTGGAGGATCTTGAAGAAGATACCACCTCTCCTTCATCACCTATTGAATCTTCTATGGAGATATCACTTCATGCTGTGACAGGGCTTGTCACTCAAAACACCAAAAGGGTACCAGGTATACTACACTATGAAGATATTTTGGTCTTGATAGACACTAGTAGTAGTCATAGCTTTTTGGATTCACAACTAGATGAGAAGTTGCAGTTACCTATTATACCCACAGGCCATATGTTAGTCACTGTTGCTAATGGTGATACTACAATAAGTAAGGGTATGTGTTCTAATTTGATTTGGAGTATGCTGGGTTATCAGTTCTGTGGTAATTTGAGTGTCCTTCCTCTAGGTGGTTGTCACATGGTATTGGGAGTTGATTGGTTGAAACAATTGGGTGATGTGATGTTTAATCTAGCTGATCTCAAGGTTTCTTTTGTCCACCAAGGAAAACAAATAACTCTTCAAGGTATTATTCCATTCCATCCTGCAATTTAATAAGTGGTAGTTCCTTTATGAAATTTTTGAAAGCCAATACTCCTACTATTATTGGCCAATATTTCTCCATTTCCACCATGCTTTTGGAACCAATTCCACCTGAGATCAATACACTTTTAGATTATTTTTCAGATGTATTTGCTAAGCCAACATCCTTACCTCCTCCAAGGGCATTAGACCATAAGATACCTTTAAAACTAAATTCAACTCCTATTTATCAGAGACCATATAGATGTCCTTATATCCAAAAGGAAGTAGTAGAAAAGTTGGTTCAGGACATGCTTTATACTGGGTTGATTCAAGAGAGTCATAGTCCTTTTGCTTCACCTATCTTACTCATTAAGAAAAAGATGTCTCTTGGAGATTCTGTGTAGACTATAGGAAACTGAATGATATCACAACTAAAGACAAGTTTACTATTCCTCTAATTGAAGAGTTACTAGATGAATTGAATGGAGCAATCATTTTTACAAAGATTGATCCGACTTCTGGTTATCATCAAATCAGGATGGATTTatatgaaattttcaaaaatgcTTTTAGAACACATCAGGGTCATTATGAGCTTAGAGTTATGCCTTTTGGCCTTACAAATGCACCAGCTAATTTTCAGTTTATCATGAATACCATCTTTAAACCTTACTTAAGAAAGTTCATCTTAGTCTTTTTTGATGACATTTTGGTTTATAGCAAATCTGTGGAGGAACATGTATTACACTTAACACAAATCTTGTCACTCTTGAGAGCACATTCCTTATTTTCCAACAAGAAAAAATGTTGTTTTGCTCAACCTCAGTTGGATTTTTTGGACCATCTTATTACTTCACAGGGAGTTGTTGCTGACCCTAATAAAATTGTTGCAATGCAAACTTGGACACAACCAGTTAACTTGAAGcagttggttttttttttgggtttgacTGGTTATTATAGAAGATTTGTCAAGGGTTATGGAGTTCTCAGCAAGCCTCTTACAGATATGTTGAAGAAAGATTCTTTTGTGTGGTCTCCTTTATCCTTACAAGCATTTTCTTCCAAATTTTTCTCAACCATTTACACTGGAAAGAAATGCTTGCTCTACAGTGGTTGGGGCAGTATTGATGCAAAATGAAAGACCAATTTCATTTTATATCAAAGCTTTAGGGCCCAAAGCATTCGCTTTATCCACTTATGAGAAGGAATTATTGTCCATTGTCATGGCAGTCCAAAAAtggaggcattatctttctcatagtCAATTCATTATTCATACAGATCACCAAAGCTTgaagtaccttatggaacaaaGGCTTATTACTATCTTGCAACAGAAATGGCTCATGAAATTGATGAGACTGGATTATGTTATCAAGTACAAAAAGGGCATGGAAAACAAAGTGGCAGATGCCTTATCTAGGCTTCCTCATGATGCTTCTACATGTAAAGCTATGGCAGATTCTCAGCCACAATGGTGTCAGGATATTATTTCCAGTTACACTGAGGACTCTCATGCTCAACAATTAATTTCTGAACTCCTCATCACTTCTACCAACAAGTTGTACTCACTCAAAGATGGCGTTCTCAGATTCAAGTCTAGACCCTATGTTGGTTCTCACATGAACATCAGGCAAACCATCATTCACTCTGTACATACTTCAGATGTAGGAGGACATTCTGGGATGATGGGCACTTACAATagagcaaaagcttatttctacTGGCCTTATATGAAGGAAGATATCTTCACATTTGTTTCTGCCCGTGATGTCTGCCAATGCAATAAGACTGATCATTCTTCCCCTGCTGAACTATTACAACCCCTTCCAATTCCATAGAGAGAATTGCAACACATTTCTATAGATTTCATAGAGGGTTTGCCTATGTTTTACAAGAAGACCGTCATTTTGGTAGTGGTGGACAGGCTTACTAAATATTGTCATTTTATTTCCTTGAGTCACCCTTTCATTGCTATCTCAGTAGCTAAGGAATTCATGCACCATATCTTCAAACTTCATGGCCTTCCAAGCTCCATAGTATCTGTCAGGGATAAGGTATTTATTAGCTCTTTCTGGCAACATTTATTTAAATCTCTGGGCACTCAATTGAACCTCAGTACATCATACCAGCCacaaacagatggacaaactAGGAGAACCAATGCTTGCTTGGAACAATATTTGAGGTGCATGACTGGTGTTACTCCTAAGCAATGGTTTAAATGGTTGTCCCTTGCTGAGTGGTGGTTCAACAACAATTACCATACCATTCAGAAGATGACACCAATTCAGGCTTTATACGGCTACATCCCCCCACACATGGCTTTTCCAGTACAGTCTACTACATCTGTTGCAGCTGTATAAGATTATCTTCAGGAAAGAGATCACATGCTGCAGTTACTCAAGGATGATCAGATTCAATCCCAACACAGAATTAAACATTTTACTTATCTTAAAAGGACTGACGGATCTTTTGCAGAGAGAGACTTGGTTTTCTTGAAGTTACATCCTTATAGACAATCTTCAGTGGCTCTCAGAACTAATATGAAGTTTGCTGCAAAATATTTTGGCCCTTTCGAAGTCTTAAACAAAGTAGGTGTTGTTGCTTATAAGTTGAAGTTTCCCGTTGGTTCAATAATTCACGCTGTGTTTCATGTGtcacaattaaagaaaaaattggtCAGCACATTATTCCCACTCCTACCCTGCCACTGATGGATAGTTCAGGTACCTTCATTGTAACCCCTATTACTGTGTTGGACTCCATATATATTATCAGGGATGATACCACTTTTCCTCAAGTATTGATTCAATGGGATGGAGCTCCTGCTGAAGATGCAACATGGGAGGACATTGACCACATTCATTCCCAATTCCCAgactttatccttgaggacaaggatttgcCAAAGAATGAGGTATTGTCATGCACCTAGTGTTTCTCTTTAGCTGGCTGGGCCATGCCAACCTTATTAGACTTTTTATTTGCTATGTCCATTGTGGGAATGTATTTCTCTTATCCTGTTTTAGGTTACTTTGTTAGATGTTTGCACCCATCGGCTGGTTCAGCCTTTCTTTGGTTTGTCTCCTCGGATTGGTTGTGAGAGAAAACCATTCAACCAATAATTGAAATTTATTAAGGCTCATTCCTTGTCTGAGGAAGAGAAGGCACTGAAAGTTGGTGAATCTGGAATTCAGTTTATGACAAATAATAACATCAAAAGATTGAATCTGCTAGAAGAAGACAACCCTTTATCtgatgatgatttagaggaaagaaTTCAAGATCTTTTGAAATTAAATGAGATAAAAATTACAAGAGCAAGAATGGCTtttcaaagagaaaaatttagaggaTTCCTGAAGGGCGACAAAAATACAGGTTACTTTCATATAATTGCTTCTGCTAAGAGGAAGAGAAATTGTATTTCAGAACTGGAAATTGGAGGTGTGGATGTCTTTAATCAAAGCACAATAAGAAATGAAATCAAAGAATATTACACTTCTCTTTTCACTGCATCTTCTCCTGTGACTCCTAGTTTTGATAATATCTCTTTTAAGTCAATTGACCATGAGCAGAGTGTACGGCTTGAACGGGATTTTGAGGAAGATGAAGTGTACAATGAAATCAAGAGTTGTGGTGCTAATAAAGCACCAGGTCCGGACGGCTTCAACATGGAATTTACAAATACTGTTGGGGAATTTTGAAAGGTGATCTGATGCGAGCTATTAAAGATTTTCATTTTGTAGGTAAAGCGGATTGGAGATTGAACATGTCTTTCGTAAAGCTGATACCTAAGAAATAAGATTCTTCAACTCCTAAGGTTTACATGCCTCTTAGTATTATTAGTAGCTTCTACAAGGTAATATCTAAACTTTTGGATGACATAATTAAAGTGGTTATGCCTCAACTTATATCGAGTGCACTGGAAGCTTTTGTGAAGCATAAACAGATATTAAATGGTATTTTATTGGCTAATGAATGCATCAATAACAGATTAAGACAGAGAAGAGCAGGTATTCTTTGCAAAATTGACATGGAGAAGGCATTTTACAATGTCAATTGGCCCTCTCTTTTTGCAATTTTAGAGAAAAATGGCTTTGGCGCAAAGTGGATCAAGTGGATTAGATGGTGCGTTACGGAAGCTCAATTCTCGGTGTTGGTGAATGGTGCAACGACTGAAAGAATCAAGCCATCTAAAGGTTAAAGGGTGACCCTTTGTCACCCATTCTCTTCTTACTAGTGGTTGAGGTGTTGTCTTGTCTTCTTGAAGATGCTCGACAGAAGAGATAGATTACAAGTTTTCAAGTAAAGGAAGGAGGCACAATGGTAACTCACTTACAGTTTGCGGACGATACTATTATTCTGCTAAATGCAACTAAAGAAGAGGTAAGAGGTTTGCTTATTGTTCTTATGATTTTTGAGGTGCTAACAGGCCTAAAATTGAATCTGGATAAGAATTCTTTGACTAGCATTGGAGCAGATGATGTGGTAAATGATTTGGCGTTGGATTTGGGATGTAAAATAGATGTTCTGCCGATTATGTACTTAGGAATGCCGATAGGAGCCACTAGGAAAAATACGGCAGTTTGGGATGTGGTAATaaataagatgaagaagaagcttgcaccGTGGAAAAGAATTTTTCTTAACAAGGCAGGTAGGCTAACGTTGATCAAAAATGCACTAGAAAGTGTTGTTACTTATTACATGTCTCTTTTGGTGCTTCCATCTGCAGTTGAGAATGAGTTAAATTCAATTATGCGAAAATTCTTATGGGGTGAAGatggagatcaaaagaagatgagTTGGGTCTCGTGGTTGAAGATATGTAACCTGAAGAAGAATGGGGAACTGGGCATTAGAAATTTAAGATTAATTAACAAATATTTGCTAGCTAAATGGCATTGGAGGTATTCTAGGGAGAAACACGCACTTTGGAGGAAGATAATTTGTGAAAAAACAGGCTCTGATGAAAACAGTTTGGTCTCTATAATTCCTACAGGTACAATAGGCAGAAGTATGTGGATGGAGATTGCTAAGGCTCGAGAATTCTATGAGGTTTCTAGTATACAACTAGGGTATGGTAGAGGGGTGCGTTTCTGGAATGACTGGTGGGTAGCAAAGAAAGCACTAAAGGATTCGTATCATAGACTTTATAAGTTGAGTACGCAGAAGAATACAACGGTTGCTGATATTCTAGGTGATAACATGAGGATGATGTTCAGCCGAGAACTTAACCCAGCTGAAAGAATTGATTTCTTGGAGATAATGTATGTCACAAGGAATGTAACACTTACAAACGGCATTGCAGACAAAGTGACAGGTAATTTTACAGCAAAAGCTTGTTATGAGAGGTTGGTGAATGTCCCTGAGGATTT
This DNA window, taken from Papaver somniferum cultivar HN1 unplaced genomic scaffold, ASM357369v1 unplaced-scaffold_133, whole genome shotgun sequence, encodes the following:
- the LOC113333561 gene encoding uncharacterized protein LOC113333561; amino-acid sequence: MPLSIISSFYKVISKLLDDIIKVVMPQLISSALEAFVKHKQILNGILLANECINNRLRQRRAGILCKIDMEKAFYNVNWPSLFAILEKNGFGAKWIKWIRWCVTEAQFSVLVNGATTERIKPSKG